The genomic DNA CGAACACCGCTCGCAAACGTTTGCCCGCGAATCACGCTAAGGATCGCGAATGAGTGCAGCATGACATAACTGCCAAGGGGCAATCGCGCCGCAATTAACAACTCGTGCCAACCGCGGAACCAGCGGCAATCGACGCACTGTTGAACCATGTACACAAATCGACGCCCCCCGAAGCCCAATAAAATCGACCTCCCCTGATGCCCATAAGCAGGCAAAAAAATGGGTGACAAAAAGATGAAGATCGAAATACAGGGCAGGCACTACTGCGTCTAGAACATTTTTCTGACGCACCAATTTTTCTGTCGGCCATCTGCTTTTTTTCCAGGAGTACCAGAGCACCGATTCAGTCTGTGCCACGCTCACTCCTCACTCCTCACTCCTCACTCCTCACTCCGTGTCTCCGTGTCTCCGTGTCTCCGTGTCTCCCTCCCGCCCGCTCGTCTTAAAGCCATTTCCAGTCCGCAACGTTCACCGATTGGTTCTGCACTACTTTGTGATAACGGAGAGTTCCGTGATTGAGTTCGACAAAACGACGCCATTGGCATCAATGACGATGTCAAAAGGAAGCTGTTTGACGCCAAAGGTTCGAGCCATTGTTCCGCCCCAGCCTGATTTGTCGCAGACGTTATGAAACGGCATGCCGTATTTTTCCACAGACGCCTCGAATCTCTTTTCGTCTTCGTCGAGACTGACGAAGACGACAACTGCTTCATCCGGGGAGAGCTTAGACAATCTCTCAATATGTTCTGGCATTTGCGCAAGGCACGGCGCGCAACTCGAAGACCAAAAGTGCAGCACGATGATCTTCCCTTTGAGTGTCTTAAAGTTCAAATCAACCCCAGACTGTGTTGTGGCAGCGAAGCTTGGACACTCGTCGCCGACCTTAAGTTTTTGCGTCGTCCCCATTAAGGTTATGAGGTGTTGCAGGATCGAGTTCGAATCGTCCTTGGCCGGATTAATTCCGGCACCAAGTGCCCAGCTCTTCAAGAGTCGCTGGTCCAGCGCGTTCAAGTGCTTGTCATGAAGCATGGTGTAAATGGCTTCTGACGCGTCAGAATCACCACTTCCAGCCAAACCGCAGTTCGCAACAAATCGAAGAAACACGTCTGGATGATCTCTGAGCCTGGCAAGGACTGTTTGGCAACCGTCTTTATTAACAATGTGGGGCAGGATCTCGACTATGGAGATACTCGCCTCCCCTTTGAGTTTCTCTGCGAGTTCATCCTCTTTCTTTGTATCCGACAGAAACTTCCTGAGCGTTTCGGCCTGGGCGGGAGTCAGTTCAATTTGCTTCTTTGCGAGCAGCTCCATGAACTCCGCTCCAGGCAACGGCTGAGCGTCGGCAGCGGTATCCGCAGCTTCAAGAGGCATCCCGAAACAAACAGCCAGGAATATCGCAGTCCATAGACGCATGATCTTTCCTTTACTTTGGTGCAGAACGTTGGAATTCACGGGGGTGGCGGGAGTTGATCTTCCACTGCGATAAGCACCGCCACCGCCACTCCCGTGCAATTCTCTGGTTACCCCATCCGTGCAGCACGGCGGTCTCCACTAATGAGTATACCAAGTGCGATTGCGAATCCAATCAACGCAGCGCCTATCGTCAT from Novipirellula caenicola includes the following:
- a CDS encoding TlpA disulfide reductase family protein; the encoded protein is MNSNVLHQSKGKIMRLWTAIFLAVCFGMPLEAADTAADAQPLPGAEFMELLAKKQIELTPAQAETLRKFLSDTKKEDELAEKLKGEASISIVEILPHIVNKDGCQTVLARLRDHPDVFLRFVANCGLAGSGDSDASEAIYTMLHDKHLNALDQRLLKSWALGAGINPAKDDSNSILQHLITLMGTTQKLKVGDECPSFAATTQSGVDLNFKTLKGKIIVLHFWSSSCAPCLAQMPEHIERLSKLSPDEAVVVFVSLDEDEKRFEASVEKYGMPFHNVCDKSGWGGTMARTFGVKQLPFDIVIDANGVVLSNSITELSVITK